A stretch of the Alnus glutinosa chromosome 6, dhAlnGlut1.1, whole genome shotgun sequence genome encodes the following:
- the LOC133871612 gene encoding uncharacterized protein LOC133871612, which translates to MEELKGLNPKAHKYLEKVDPRTWCRGWFNTSTKCDLLHNNLAECFNNWILKFRDKTILTMLEGIRGNLMRRYQRKRDAIRAMEGNVGPKIKEKLEIEEDEASHCTPSFAGDGLFEVDCKGRKYVVNLIQRTCGCRKWDVSDIPCCHAISAIWHGGGNPDDYLSHYFGNEMYLKAYAPIIYPVPSEEQWVRTNQSKIEPPKSRATIGRPKKVRNRGADETSNPYSVRKGGKKNQCGMCNKYGHNTRTCTVRMRHVERQQRRRTSYREHAADTDCNLDRVMFLLCDCLAYI; encoded by the coding sequence ATGGAGGAGCTCAAGGGACTAAACCCTAAAGCACATAAGTACCTAGAAAAGGTTGACCCTAGAACCTGGTGTAGAGGATGGTTCAACACAAGCACAAAGTGTGACCTTCTGCACAACAACTTGGCTGAGTGCTTCAATAACTGGATCCTTAAGTTTCGGGATAAGACCATCTTGACAATGTTGGAAGGAATCAGGGGCAACTTAATGAGAAGGTACCAAAGGAAGAGAGATGCTATAAGGGCCATGGAGGGGAATGTGgggccaaaaattaaagagaagttGGAGATAGAGGAAGATGAGGCCAGCCATTGTACACCAAGTTTTGCTGGTGATGGTTTATTTGAGGTTGATTGCAAGGGCAGGAagtatgtggtcaatttgatccAGAGAACATGTGGGTGTAGAAAATGGGATGTCTCTGACATCCCATGTTGTCATGCCATCTCGGCAATATGGCATGGTGGAGGCAACCCAGATGATTATTTGAGTCATTACTTTGGAAATGAGATGTACTTAAAGGCATATGCACCCATCATTTACCCTGTACCAAGTGAGGAGCAATGGGTTAGGACAAATCAATCAAAGATTGAACCACCTAAGTCAAGAGCAACTATAGGTAGACCTAAGAAAGTTAGAAATAGAGGTGCTGATGAGACATCAAATCCATACTCAGTTAGAAAGGGTGGCAAGAAGAACCAATGTGGGATGTGCAATAAATATGGTCACAATACAAGAACATGCACGGTTAGGATGAGGCATGTTGAAAGACAACAACGTAGGAGAACTTCCTACAGAGAACATGCTGCAGATACTGACTGCAATCTTGACAGAGTAATGTTTCTTCTTTGTGATTGTTTAGCATACATTTAG